The Ictalurus furcatus strain D&B chromosome 5, Billie_1.0, whole genome shotgun sequence genome includes a region encoding these proteins:
- the LOC128607238 gene encoding transcription factor HES-2-like, whose amino-acid sequence MTPNVLIDSTYSFSSRMTVAQRKEANELRKTLKPLMEKRRRARINESLNKLKELIVPLVGKDTSRYSKLEKADILEMTVRFLRELSSSPVKAQADSYREGYEACLQRVSALLPRTSLDSESCARVHDFIQQSKFSSSPACRTCSSRTSSAIQHERLLSPKSNNVLPSENLASAIPGPASGRAQAAPQAAAQTMWRPW is encoded by the exons ATGACTCCCAACGTCCTTATTGACTCCACGTACTCGTTCAGCTCCAGAATGACTGTGGCTCAAAGGAAAGAGGCAAACGAACTGAGAAAG ACTCTCAAACCTCTAATGGAGAAAAGAAGGCGCGCGCGCATCAATGAGAGCCTCAACAAGTTAAAGGAGCTGATAGTCCCTCTGGTTGGCAAAGAT ACTTCTCGCTACTCAAAGCTGGAGAAAGCCGACATCTTGGAAATGACCGTTAGGTTTCTTAGAGAACTCTCGTCTTCACCAGTTAAAG CCCAAGCAGACAGTTACAGAGAGGGCTATGAAGCGTGCCTGCAGCGGGTCTCCGCGCTCCTCCCGCGCACGAGCCTCGACAGTGAATCCTGCGCGCGCGTGCACGACTTCATCCAGCAGTCGAAATTCTCCAGCTCGCCAGCCTGCCGCACGTGCAGCTCACGTACCTCCAGCGCGATCCAGCACGAGCGTCTCCTGAGCCCGAAATCCAACAACGTCCTTCCAAGTGAAAACCTCGCGAGCGCCATCCCTGGACCAGCTTCCGGTAGAGCTCAGGCTGCGCCACAAGCCGCCGCTCAAACCATGTGGAGACCGTGGTAG